In the genome of Myxococcus stipitatus, one region contains:
- the uvrA gene encoding excinuclease ABC subunit UvrA, with protein MSEPDVISLRGAKEHNLKNVSLDIPKKKLVVFTGVSGSGKSSLAFDTLYAEGQRRYVESLSAYARQFLGQMEKPKYDTIRGLSPTISIEQKAASNNPRSTVGTVTEVHDYLRVLYASIGVQHCPNCGRKVGKQSAQQIVEEILKMPAGSKVQVLAPLVSNRKGEHKDLLTEAQKRGFSRARIDGKLKSLEERVELDKKTKHDIELVIDRLVLKADIKTRLTDSVETALREGKGTLIITDETGAATADRVMSELNACPSCGVSFGDLTPASFSFNNPLGMCTDCNGLGTRPEMDPDLIVPDTSRSIRDGAIEPWASGMNRGEGWTADFVESLAKAFKIDLDVPYAKLSKRERDTLMHGANGKSFNIQWGEGGNYKVEWEGLVERLMRNFKTTTSEARRTELQKYFSDKPCPTCKGERLRPESRAVKVHGHSIVALSRLTIADALAFLGAMALSEHERKIATELLKEIRSRLSFLVDVGLGYLMLDRTASTLSGGESQRIRLASQMGSELTGVIYILDEPSIGLHQRDNGKLLTTLKRLRDLGNSVIVVEHDEETMEEADWLVDFGPGAGELGGQVVSQGTPKQVMADENSVTGGYLSGRLEIEIPEQRRAPNPKHQLVIQGAKENNLRDVDAVIPLGIFTAVTGVSGAGKSTLINEILFPALARHLYESREAPGKHKAVLGVEHLDKVIDIDQRPIGRTPRSNPATYTKLFDTIRDVFALTPEARAFGYGPGRFSFNVKGGRCEACEGDGVKLVEMHFLADVYVPCEVCGGKRFNEATLRVRYKGKNIAETLDMSVREAMEHFGAHKDIMRVLQTLSDVGLGYIRLGQPSPTLSGGEAQRIKLARELARVATGRTLYILDEPTTGLHFEDIRKLLSVLNRLVAAGNSVLVIEHNLDVIKSADWLIDMGPEGGAGGGQVMAVGTPESVAKVAGSHTGRYLAHVLGKSRRARVGKRVDGPAPLANGALR; from the coding sequence ATGTCCGAGCCCGACGTCATTTCCCTCCGAGGCGCCAAGGAGCACAACCTCAAGAACGTCTCCCTGGACATCCCCAAGAAGAAGCTGGTCGTCTTCACGGGGGTCTCCGGCTCCGGCAAGAGCTCGCTCGCCTTCGACACGCTCTACGCCGAGGGACAGCGCCGCTACGTCGAGAGCCTGTCCGCCTATGCCCGGCAGTTCCTCGGGCAGATGGAGAAGCCCAAGTACGACACCATCCGGGGCCTGTCGCCCACCATCTCCATCGAGCAGAAGGCGGCCAGCAACAACCCGCGCTCGACGGTGGGCACCGTCACGGAGGTGCACGACTACCTGCGCGTGCTCTATGCCTCCATCGGCGTGCAGCACTGCCCCAACTGCGGGCGCAAGGTGGGCAAGCAGAGCGCGCAGCAGATCGTCGAGGAAATCCTCAAGATGCCCGCCGGCAGCAAGGTGCAGGTGCTGGCGCCGCTCGTCAGCAACCGCAAGGGCGAGCACAAGGACCTGCTGACGGAGGCGCAGAAGCGCGGCTTCTCCCGCGCGCGCATCGACGGGAAGCTCAAGAGCCTGGAGGAGCGCGTCGAGCTGGACAAGAAGACCAAGCACGACATCGAGCTGGTCATCGACCGGTTGGTGCTCAAGGCCGACATCAAGACGCGGCTCACCGACTCCGTGGAGACCGCGCTGCGCGAGGGCAAGGGCACCCTCATCATCACCGACGAGACGGGCGCCGCGACGGCGGACCGGGTGATGAGCGAGCTCAACGCGTGCCCGTCCTGCGGCGTGTCGTTCGGAGACCTGACGCCCGCGTCGTTCTCCTTCAACAACCCGCTGGGCATGTGCACGGACTGCAACGGCCTGGGCACCCGGCCGGAGATGGACCCGGACCTCATCGTCCCGGACACCTCGCGCAGCATCCGCGACGGCGCCATCGAGCCGTGGGCCAGCGGCATGAATCGCGGCGAGGGCTGGACGGCGGACTTCGTGGAGAGCCTGGCCAAGGCATTCAAGATTGACCTGGACGTGCCGTACGCGAAGCTGTCCAAGCGCGAGCGCGACACGCTGATGCACGGCGCCAACGGCAAGAGCTTCAACATCCAGTGGGGCGAGGGCGGCAACTACAAGGTCGAGTGGGAGGGCCTGGTCGAGCGCCTGATGCGCAACTTCAAGACGACCACGTCCGAGGCCCGGCGCACCGAGCTGCAGAAGTACTTCAGCGACAAGCCCTGCCCCACGTGCAAGGGCGAGCGCCTGCGCCCCGAGAGCCGCGCGGTGAAGGTGCACGGCCACTCCATCGTGGCGCTGAGCCGGTTGACCATCGCGGACGCACTGGCCTTCCTGGGCGCGATGGCGCTGTCGGAGCACGAGCGGAAGATCGCCACCGAGCTCTTGAAGGAGATCCGCAGCCGCCTGTCCTTCCTGGTGGACGTGGGCCTGGGCTACCTGATGCTGGACCGCACCGCGTCCACGCTGTCGGGGGGTGAGAGCCAGCGCATCCGGTTGGCGTCGCAGATGGGCAGCGAGCTGACGGGCGTCATCTACATCCTCGATGAGCCCTCCATCGGCCTGCACCAGCGCGACAACGGCAAGCTGCTGACCACGCTCAAGCGCCTGCGGGATTTGGGCAACTCCGTCATCGTCGTGGAGCATGACGAGGAGACGATGGAGGAGGCGGACTGGCTGGTGGACTTCGGGCCGGGCGCCGGTGAGCTGGGCGGACAGGTGGTGTCCCAGGGCACGCCCAAGCAGGTGATGGCGGACGAGAACAGCGTGACGGGTGGCTACCTGTCCGGCCGCCTGGAGATTGAAATCCCCGAGCAGCGCCGCGCGCCCAATCCCAAGCACCAGCTGGTGATTCAAGGGGCGAAGGAGAACAACCTGCGCGACGTGGACGCGGTGATTCCGCTGGGCATCTTCACCGCCGTCACCGGCGTGTCCGGCGCCGGCAAGTCCACGCTCATCAACGAGATCCTCTTCCCCGCGCTGGCCAGGCACCTGTACGAGAGCCGCGAGGCCCCCGGCAAGCACAAGGCCGTGCTGGGCGTGGAGCACCTGGACAAGGTCATCGACATCGACCAGCGGCCCATCGGTCGCACGCCGCGCAGCAACCCGGCTACGTACACGAAGCTGTTCGACACCATCCGCGACGTGTTCGCGCTGACGCCGGAGGCCCGGGCGTTCGGCTATGGCCCGGGGCGCTTCAGCTTCAACGTGAAGGGCGGCCGGTGCGAGGCGTGCGAGGGCGACGGCGTCAAGCTGGTGGAGATGCACTTCCTGGCGGACGTGTACGTGCCCTGTGAGGTGTGCGGCGGCAAGCGCTTCAACGAGGCGACGCTGCGCGTGCGCTACAAGGGCAAGAACATCGCGGAGACGCTGGACATGAGCGTGCGCGAGGCGATGGAGCACTTCGGCGCGCACAAGGACATCATGCGCGTGCTCCAGACGCTGAGCGACGTGGGCCTGGGCTACATCCGCCTGGGGCAGCCCTCCCCCACCCTGTCCGGCGGCGAGGCCCAGCGCATCAAGCTGGCGCGAGAGCTGGCGCGCGTGGCCACCGGCCGCACGCTCTACATCCTGGACGAGCCCACCACCGGCCTGCACTTCGAGGACATCCGCAAGCTCTTGTCCGTGCTCAACCGGCTGGTGGCCGCGGGCAACAGCGTGCTCGTCATCGAGCACAACCTGGATGTCATCAAGAGCGCGGACTGGCTCATCGACATGGGGCCCGAGGGCGGCGCCGGCGGAGGCCAGGTGATGGCCGTGGGCACGCCGGAGAGCGTCGCCAAGGTCGCCGGCAGCCATACGGGCCGCTACCTGGCGCACGTGCTGGGCAAGTCGCGGCGCGCGCGCGTGGGCAAGCGCGTGGATGGGCCCGCGCCGCTGGCGAATGGCGCGCTGCGCTGA
- a CDS encoding ATP-binding protein, whose amino-acid sequence MGGSEPPDNAPEVSVRTTSTLLLYFERTYGAERLKALWARHDVPLSLEYLRTHANYISLRFLERLATLLMEASGDARFMRNAGLFLATPEAMGFAYYLLRAFGSPRMCYLKTIELAPSYNRVGNFHVEQLEQKRLVLTYSSKIPETGRDICELRMGQFASIPTIWGLPPAEVRESECQVLGASVCRYHLTWTDPLTQWGHHLGLFLGTVGGLVAGSLGLAHPIFGAVSLAMAGFAVGGWWDGRRELRGKDEALRSQNQAVMGSLMELQQRYDEIFRANVALEDRVAERTQALKESNSKLEESLARQQELDRLKSEFFDNVSHELRTPLTLILLTLESLERRGAEDSSPEVVLQHVATMERSAQRLLRLINNLLDLAQMESGKARLRYAPLELFGFLSTVLPPFLTMAERQGVSLKLEGAAVAPVEVDHERMDIVFQNLLSNALKFTQTGGVTVRVSETEHEVLVDVEDTGQGISAQDTKVIFDRFAQADNSGTRRFGGTGIGLALVKETLELHEGGISVTSELGKGSTFHVRLPKGRAHIREELRERRRAEMPVRRERRGSGSFPSVEAGGAENGRPSVSVVARDHAGPGPESPRILVVEDDPEIRGYIAGLLKQHFRVLEAVNGDEGRQRALAERPDLIVSDVMMPVMSGLQMLVALRESPQTVDIPVILLTARQEVSAKVDALGTGANDYLGKPFSPRELLARIETQLRLRDAAVRSAENERLAAIGLLTSGFAHEVRNPLNGLMNALTPLKEVLRDNTPDADLSRAMVEVMEECGQRIRHLAESLLSFTRTSDTPVLLSLDTLLDSTLGVLTWRVPSGVTVERSYECTVPVHGDPGSLNQVWLNLLDNALRAVGEHGRVQVATHRDGEDAVVTISDNGVGIRQEDMERLFQPFFSTRAAGEGTGLGLALSRRIIVRHGGRIQVRSTPGKGTQVEVRLPLRPPGRSSSGGGLDGQGEARVGRLG is encoded by the coding sequence ATGGGAGGTTCCGAACCTCCAGACAATGCCCCCGAGGTCAGTGTCCGCACGACGTCGACCCTGCTGTTGTACTTTGAACGCACCTACGGGGCGGAGCGGCTCAAGGCGCTGTGGGCGCGCCATGACGTGCCGCTCTCGCTCGAGTACCTGCGCACGCACGCCAACTACATCTCGCTGCGGTTCCTGGAGCGGCTGGCCACGCTGCTGATGGAGGCCTCCGGGGACGCGCGCTTCATGCGCAACGCGGGGCTCTTCCTGGCGACGCCGGAGGCGATGGGCTTCGCGTACTACCTGCTGCGCGCCTTTGGCTCGCCGCGCATGTGCTACCTGAAGACCATCGAGCTGGCGCCCAGCTACAACCGCGTGGGCAACTTCCACGTGGAGCAGCTGGAGCAGAAGCGGCTGGTGCTCACGTACTCGAGCAAGATTCCCGAGACGGGCCGCGACATCTGCGAGCTGCGAATGGGGCAGTTCGCCTCCATCCCCACCATCTGGGGGCTGCCTCCCGCGGAGGTGCGGGAGTCCGAGTGCCAGGTGCTGGGCGCGTCCGTGTGTCGCTACCACCTGACGTGGACGGACCCGCTGACGCAGTGGGGGCACCACCTGGGCCTGTTCCTGGGCACCGTGGGCGGGCTGGTCGCGGGCTCGCTGGGCCTGGCGCATCCCATCTTCGGCGCGGTGTCGCTCGCCATGGCGGGCTTCGCGGTCGGCGGCTGGTGGGACGGCCGCCGGGAGCTCCGGGGCAAGGACGAGGCGCTGCGCTCGCAGAACCAGGCCGTGATGGGCTCGCTGATGGAGCTCCAGCAGCGCTACGACGAAATCTTCCGCGCCAACGTGGCCCTCGAGGACCGGGTGGCCGAGCGCACCCAGGCGCTCAAGGAGTCCAACAGCAAGCTGGAGGAGTCGCTCGCCCGTCAGCAGGAGCTGGACCGGCTCAAGAGCGAGTTCTTCGACAACGTCAGCCACGAGCTGCGCACGCCGCTCACGCTCATCCTGCTCACGCTAGAGTCCCTGGAGCGGCGGGGCGCGGAGGACAGCTCGCCGGAGGTCGTCCTCCAGCACGTGGCCACCATGGAGCGCAGCGCGCAGCGGCTGCTGCGGCTCATCAACAACCTGCTGGACCTGGCGCAGATGGAGTCGGGCAAGGCGCGCCTGCGCTATGCGCCTCTGGAGCTGTTCGGCTTCTTGAGCACCGTGCTGCCGCCGTTCCTCACGATGGCGGAGCGCCAGGGTGTCTCCCTCAAGCTGGAGGGCGCCGCGGTGGCGCCCGTCGAGGTGGACCACGAGCGCATGGACATCGTGTTCCAGAACCTCCTGTCCAACGCGCTGAAGTTCACCCAGACGGGTGGGGTGACGGTGCGCGTGTCGGAGACGGAGCACGAGGTGCTGGTGGACGTGGAGGACACCGGCCAGGGCATCTCCGCGCAGGACACGAAGGTCATCTTCGACCGCTTCGCGCAGGCGGACAACAGCGGCACCCGCCGCTTCGGCGGCACGGGCATCGGTCTGGCGCTGGTGAAGGAGACGCTGGAGCTGCACGAAGGCGGCATCTCCGTGACGAGCGAGCTGGGCAAAGGCTCCACCTTCCACGTGCGGCTGCCCAAGGGCCGCGCACACATCCGCGAGGAGCTGCGCGAGCGCCGCCGCGCGGAGATGCCCGTGCGCCGCGAGCGCCGCGGCTCGGGCTCCTTCCCCTCGGTGGAGGCGGGTGGGGCGGAGAACGGACGCCCCTCGGTCAGCGTCGTGGCCAGGGACCACGCGGGGCCCGGGCCGGAGTCGCCGCGCATCCTCGTGGTGGAGGATGACCCCGAGATCCGGGGCTACATCGCGGGGCTGCTCAAGCAGCACTTCCGCGTGCTGGAGGCCGTCAACGGAGACGAGGGCCGGCAGCGCGCGCTCGCGGAGCGGCCGGACCTCATCGTGTCGGACGTGATGATGCCCGTCATGTCCGGACTCCAGATGCTGGTGGCCCTGCGCGAGTCGCCCCAGACGGTGGACATCCCCGTCATCCTCCTCACCGCGCGGCAGGAGGTCTCCGCGAAGGTGGACGCGCTGGGCACGGGCGCCAACGACTACCTGGGCAAGCCGTTCAGCCCGCGCGAGCTGCTGGCGCGAATCGAAACCCAGTTGCGTCTGCGCGACGCGGCGGTGCGCTCGGCGGAGAACGAACGGTTGGCCGCCATCGGCCTGCTCACGTCTGGCTTCGCGCATGAGGTCCGCAATCCGCTCAACGGGCTGATGAACGCGCTGACGCCGCTGAAGGAAGTGCTGCGCGACAACACCCCGGATGCGGACCTGAGCCGGGCCATGGTGGAGGTGATGGAGGAGTGCGGCCAGCGCATCCGCCACCTCGCGGAGTCGCTGCTCTCCTTCACCCGTACCTCCGACACCCCGGTCCTCCTGTCCCTGGACACGCTGCTGGACTCGACGCTGGGGGTGCTGACGTGGCGCGTGCCGTCGGGCGTGACGGTGGAGCGCTCGTACGAGTGCACCGTGCCCGTGCACGGCGACCCGGGCTCGCTCAACCAGGTGTGGCTCAACTTGTTGGACAACGCCCTGCGCGCCGTGGGGGAGCATGGCCGCGTGCAGGTCGCCACCCACCGCGACGGGGAAGACGCCGTCGTCACCATCAGTGACAACGGCGTGGGCATCCGCCAGGAGGACATGGAGCGGCTGTTCCAGCCCTTCTTCTCCACGCGCGCCGCGGGCGAGGGCACGGGGCTGGGTCTGGCCCTGAGCCGGCGCATCATCGTCCGCCACGGCGGGCGGATTCAGGTCCGGAGCACGCCGGGCAAGGGCACCCAGGTCGAGGTGCGCCTGCCCCTGCGCCCACCAGGCCGCTCTTCATCGGGCGGTGGGCTGGACGGGCAGGGGGAAGCGCGCGTGGGGCGGCTGGGTTGA
- a CDS encoding POT family MFS transporter, with product MAESPAAKDNKFPPQIPFIIGNEACERFSFYGMRNILTMFLIQYLLLNEVPDPALRTAQGKSLMHTFMAGVYFFPLIGGYLADRFWGKYRTILWLSIVYCIGHGLLAVFENNATGFYTGLALIAVGSGGIKPCVAAMAGDQFNESNSHLVKKLFAIFYWTINFGSFFASLFIPLLLKNFGPSVAFGIPGVLMFIATIIFWAGRRHYVVVPPTGANPHSFLKVVLSALKNRGQGGHWLDGARAQHPEEAVEGAKAVFRVSGLMLPFVPFFWMLFDQKASTWVVQAASMDLNILGFEFQPSQMQFVNPMLVMLLIPLLTGVVYPLSQRAGWELTPLRRMPLGLVFGAVSFIIAGFFQVVMESGTVLNISWQILPYIVLTLGEILMSTTGLEFAYTQAPRQMKGTIQSVWLVTNTLANVAVAIAAALNVFSGSGQFFFYAGMALVAAVGMALVARRYVVRDYYQTSATQASGEAAAPGITAKSA from the coding sequence ATGGCTGAGAGTCCCGCTGCGAAGGACAACAAGTTCCCGCCGCAGATACCGTTCATCATCGGTAACGAAGCGTGTGAGCGCTTCAGCTTCTACGGGATGCGGAACATCCTCACGATGTTCCTCATCCAGTACCTGCTGCTCAACGAGGTGCCGGACCCTGCCCTGCGCACCGCCCAGGGCAAGAGCCTGATGCACACCTTCATGGCGGGTGTGTATTTCTTCCCGCTCATCGGTGGCTATCTGGCGGACCGGTTCTGGGGCAAGTACCGGACCATCCTCTGGTTGAGCATCGTGTACTGCATCGGCCATGGGCTGCTGGCCGTCTTCGAGAACAACGCCACGGGCTTCTACACGGGCCTGGCGCTCATCGCGGTGGGCAGCGGCGGCATCAAGCCGTGTGTCGCGGCCATGGCGGGAGACCAGTTCAACGAGTCCAACAGCCACCTGGTGAAGAAGCTCTTCGCCATCTTCTACTGGACCATCAACTTCGGCTCGTTCTTCGCGTCGTTGTTCATCCCGCTGCTGCTGAAGAACTTCGGGCCGTCGGTGGCCTTCGGCATCCCCGGGGTGCTGATGTTCATCGCGACCATCATCTTCTGGGCGGGCCGGCGCCACTACGTCGTCGTGCCGCCCACGGGCGCCAATCCGCACTCGTTCCTCAAGGTGGTGTTGAGCGCCCTGAAGAACCGGGGCCAGGGCGGGCACTGGCTCGACGGCGCCCGCGCGCAGCACCCCGAGGAGGCCGTCGAGGGCGCCAAGGCCGTGTTCCGCGTGAGCGGGCTGATGCTGCCCTTCGTGCCCTTCTTCTGGATGCTCTTCGACCAGAAGGCCTCGACCTGGGTGGTCCAGGCGGCGTCCATGGACCTGAACATCCTGGGGTTCGAGTTCCAGCCCAGCCAGATGCAGTTCGTCAACCCGATGCTGGTGATGCTGCTCATCCCCTTGCTGACGGGGGTGGTCTACCCGCTGTCGCAGCGCGCGGGGTGGGAGCTGACGCCGCTGCGGCGCATGCCGCTGGGGCTCGTGTTCGGCGCGGTGTCGTTCATCATCGCCGGCTTCTTCCAGGTGGTGATGGAGAGCGGCACGGTGCTGAACATCTCCTGGCAGATCCTCCCGTACATCGTGCTGACGCTGGGCGAAATCCTGATGTCCACCACGGGCCTGGAGTTCGCGTACACGCAGGCGCCTCGGCAGATGAAGGGCACCATCCAGAGCGTGTGGCTGGTGACGAACACGCTGGCCAACGTGGCGGTGGCCATCGCCGCGGCGCTCAACGTCTTCTCGGGCTCCGGCCAGTTCTTCTTCTACGCCGGCATGGCCCTGGTGGCCGCGGTGGGCATGGCGCTGGTGGCCCGTCGCTACGTGGTGCGCGACTACTACCAGACGTCCGCGACGCAGGCGTCCGGTGAGGCCGCCGCTCCGGGCATCACCGCGAAGTCCGCCTGA
- a CDS encoding DMT family transporter: MTPRWVLPVRYRGTPLLIFSSVLFAVMALCARLLAGRLSTGQVASGRFLIGLLFLAFYFPVLRRMPRFGRMHLWALRGVFGGAAVYLYFMAIDQMTVGPAVMLNASWPIYAAIIGWLFLGERVTGTLLAGLVLTTVGAGLVMWSTFAEGVSLSMGLGAWAGLGSAVLGGAAVVVVRALRNESDAASVYLSFCFFGLLFSLPFALRDWRPLGWDVVLPLLGVGLTSVVAQMTFTYAFNYVTVLAGGVATQLTPVFSWVMGTALLDEAVSPLAVTGALVCMLGVLWGTGVLERMRPVSSRPTT, from the coding sequence ATGACACCCCGCTGGGTCCTCCCCGTGCGCTACCGCGGCACGCCACTGCTCATCTTCTCGAGCGTGTTGTTCGCGGTGATGGCGCTGTGCGCCCGTCTGCTCGCTGGCCGCCTGTCCACGGGCCAGGTGGCGTCCGGGCGCTTCCTCATCGGCCTGCTCTTCCTGGCGTTCTACTTCCCGGTGCTGCGGCGCATGCCCCGCTTCGGCCGGATGCACCTGTGGGCGCTGCGCGGCGTCTTCGGCGGCGCCGCCGTGTACCTCTACTTCATGGCCATCGACCAGATGACCGTGGGGCCCGCGGTGATGCTCAACGCGAGCTGGCCCATCTACGCGGCCATCATCGGCTGGCTGTTCCTGGGCGAGCGCGTGACGGGCACGCTCTTGGCGGGGCTGGTGCTCACCACCGTGGGCGCGGGGCTCGTGATGTGGAGCACGTTCGCCGAAGGCGTGTCCCTGTCCATGGGGCTGGGCGCCTGGGCGGGCCTGGGCTCGGCGGTGCTGGGCGGCGCGGCCGTCGTCGTGGTGCGCGCGCTGCGCAACGAGTCGGACGCGGCCTCCGTCTACCTCTCGTTCTGCTTCTTCGGACTGCTGTTCAGCCTGCCCTTCGCGCTGCGCGACTGGAGGCCGCTCGGCTGGGATGTTGTTCTTCCCCTGCTGGGCGTGGGGCTGACCTCCGTGGTGGCGCAGATGACCTTCACGTATGCCTTCAACTACGTCACCGTGCTGGCCGGTGGCGTCGCCACGCAATTGACGCCCGTCTTCTCCTGGGTGATGGGCACGGCGCTGCTGGATGAAGCCGTCTCCCCCCTGGCCGTCACGGGCGCCCTGGTGTGCATGCTGGGTGTCCTCTGGGGAACGGGCGTGCTGGAGCGCATGCGCCCCGTGAGCTCCCGCCCCACGACGTGA
- a CDS encoding peptide MFS transporter, producing the protein MQGTAAAGTTRQGHPPGLYLLFFTEMWERMSYYGMRGLLVLFLTSTTMGGFGWSREDALGLYGTYTGLVYLTPIVGGYIADRFIGQRKAVVLGGVLMMIGHLVLAVPSVMMFYIGLGFLIIGNGFFKPNISTMVGGLYPQGDGRRDGAFTIFYMGINVGAMLGNFICGTLGEKIGWHWGFGSAGVGMGLGLIAFMLLQKKYLGEVGLAPSKPATAVVAREESPKKAFSRDEIDRIVVIFIIAIFVVAFWAGFEQAGGLMNLFTNEKVDRTVFGQEVPTTWFQNFNSFFIVALAPVFAGLWSWLAARGKDPSIPVKMGMGLIFLAVGFVFMLGAASQSDAGAKAAAHWVILAYLFHTMGELCLSPVGLSMVTKVAPHRIVSAMMGVWFLANAAANKLSGVIGAASAKLGEFDVFLYLGIGSGVAGAILVVVAPILKRMMHGTDEVKPTAPSGDAAQGNTAAAA; encoded by the coding sequence ATGCAAGGAACCGCAGCGGCGGGCACTACCCGCCAGGGGCACCCGCCCGGGTTGTACCTCCTGTTCTTCACCGAGATGTGGGAGCGCATGTCGTATTACGGCATGCGCGGTCTGCTCGTCCTCTTCCTGACGAGCACGACCATGGGTGGGTTCGGGTGGAGCCGGGAGGACGCGCTCGGCCTCTACGGTACGTACACGGGGCTCGTGTACCTGACGCCCATCGTGGGTGGCTACATCGCGGACCGCTTCATCGGTCAGCGCAAGGCCGTGGTGCTCGGTGGCGTGTTGATGATGATAGGGCACCTGGTGCTCGCGGTCCCCAGCGTGATGATGTTCTACATCGGCCTGGGGTTCCTCATCATCGGCAACGGCTTCTTCAAGCCGAACATCTCCACAATGGTGGGTGGCCTGTACCCGCAGGGTGACGGCCGCCGCGACGGCGCCTTCACCATCTTCTACATGGGCATCAACGTCGGCGCGATGCTCGGCAACTTCATCTGCGGCACCCTGGGCGAGAAGATTGGCTGGCACTGGGGCTTCGGCTCCGCCGGTGTCGGCATGGGCCTGGGCCTCATCGCGTTCATGCTCCTGCAGAAGAAGTACCTGGGTGAGGTGGGCCTCGCGCCCTCGAAGCCCGCGACGGCCGTGGTCGCCCGCGAGGAGTCTCCGAAGAAGGCCTTCTCCCGCGACGAGATCGACCGCATCGTCGTCATCTTCATCATCGCCATCTTCGTCGTCGCGTTCTGGGCGGGCTTCGAGCAGGCCGGCGGCCTGATGAACCTCTTCACGAACGAGAAGGTGGACCGGACGGTGTTCGGCCAGGAGGTCCCCACGACTTGGTTCCAGAACTTCAACTCGTTCTTCATCGTGGCGCTGGCGCCGGTGTTCGCCGGACTGTGGAGCTGGCTTGCCGCGCGCGGCAAGGACCCGAGCATCCCGGTGAAGATGGGCATGGGCCTCATCTTCCTGGCCGTGGGCTTCGTCTTCATGCTGGGCGCCGCGAGCCAGAGCGACGCGGGCGCCAAGGCGGCCGCGCACTGGGTCATCCTGGCGTACCTGTTCCACACCATGGGCGAGCTGTGCCTGTCCCCCGTCGGACTCTCCATGGTGACCAAGGTCGCGCCCCACCGCATCGTCTCCGCGATGATGGGCGTGTGGTTCCTGGCGAACGCGGCGGCCAACAAGCTCTCCGGTGTCATCGGAGCCGCCTCCGCGAAGCTGGGGGAGTTCGACGTGTTCCTCTACCTCGGCATCGGCTCCGGCGTTGCTGGCGCCATCCTCGTCGTCGTGGCTCCCATCCTGAAGCGGATGATGCACGGCACCGACGAGGTGAAGCCGACCGCGCCCTCCGGCGACGCCGCGCAAGGCAACACCGCGGCGGCGGCCTGA